A genomic region of Phenylobacterium parvum contains the following coding sequences:
- a CDS encoding DUF3429 domain-containing protein — protein MTSGDPSGGAKPIPRPVLAWGLAGLIPFLGLPGLSLAAPELSAGCDRALGLYAAVILSFLGGARWGQEVASAAPDPRLIALSMAPSVAAWALALLPPGHAGLQLAGLAGALVLHLLWDLRSQGLPGWYPRLRLILTAGAVAGLAAGALL, from the coding sequence ATGACCTCGGGCGATCCCTCGGGCGGGGCGAAACCCATCCCCCGCCCCGTTCTGGCCTGGGGCCTCGCCGGCCTCATCCCCTTCCTGGGCCTTCCCGGGCTGTCCCTGGCCGCACCCGAACTGTCGGCTGGTTGTGACCGGGCCCTCGGCCTCTATGCGGCGGTGATCCTTTCCTTCCTGGGCGGCGCGCGCTGGGGCCAGGAGGTCGCCTCGGCGGCCCCGGACCCGCGCCTCATCGCCCTGAGCATGGCGCCCAGCGTCGCCGCCTGGGCGCTGGCCCTGCTGCCGCCGGGACACGCCGGCCTCCAGCTGGCGGGCCTGGCGGGCGCCCTTGTCCTGCACCTTCTTTGGGACCTGCGCTCGCAAGGACTTCCCGGCTGGTATCCGCGCCTTCGCCTGATCCTGACCGCCGGGGCCGTCGCAGGCCTGGCGGCGGGCGCCCTCCTCTGA
- a CDS encoding glutathione S-transferase family protein, with the protein MSGGTWELHGLKLSYFTGKLEAWLRVRGLPFRFVEMDMAGFRACARATGVAQMPALRSPDGTWLTDTTAILRRLEAEAAGPALQPADPLAAFLSLFLEDAFDEWLWRPALYYRWAFTDDAQLMGRRIAATLMRDLPLPLALKAAVVRRRQQTVYLRQDGVTRTTAPSVAGLYLEMLDTLEPLLARRPFLFGSRPVAADFGLFGPMFRHFASDPTPSDLMRERAPSVLAWTARLWNTRPEGIAAAPLPETAPADLDPLLRLAVRDHLAEMDANAQAAARGLKRVRFHRGGVDWRLPVSPYRVQCLADLQAAFAALGTTERAGVLERLGPGAEVLARPVQPALPPGRRIRNRLWT; encoded by the coding sequence GTGAGTGGCGGGACCTGGGAGCTTCATGGCCTGAAGCTTTCCTACTTCACGGGCAAGCTCGAGGCCTGGCTCCGCGTCCGGGGGCTGCCCTTCCGGTTCGTCGAGATGGATATGGCCGGCTTCCGCGCCTGCGCACGGGCCACGGGTGTCGCGCAGATGCCGGCCCTGCGTTCGCCGGACGGGACCTGGCTGACCGACACCACCGCCATCCTGCGCCGGCTGGAGGCCGAGGCGGCCGGCCCGGCCCTGCAACCGGCGGACCCCCTCGCCGCCTTCCTCAGCCTTTTCCTGGAAGACGCCTTCGACGAATGGCTCTGGCGGCCGGCCCTCTACTATCGCTGGGCCTTCACCGATGACGCCCAGCTGATGGGCCGCCGCATCGCCGCCACCCTGATGCGGGACCTTCCTCTTCCCCTGGCCCTGAAGGCGGCCGTCGTGCGCCGCCGCCAGCAGACGGTCTACCTGCGCCAGGACGGGGTCACCCGGACGACGGCTCCCTCGGTGGCGGGGCTCTACCTCGAGATGCTGGACACCCTTGAGCCCCTCCTCGCCCGGCGGCCCTTCCTGTTCGGGAGCCGTCCGGTGGCGGCCGATTTCGGCCTCTTCGGGCCCATGTTCAGGCATTTCGCCAGCGATCCCACGCCTTCGGACCTCATGCGCGAGCGGGCGCCGTCGGTCCTGGCCTGGACCGCCCGGCTCTGGAACACCCGCCCGGAGGGGATCGCCGCAGCCCCCCTGCCGGAGACCGCGCCCGCCGACCTCGATCCCCTGCTGCGGCTGGCGGTGCGCGATCACCTTGCGGAAATGGACGCCAACGCCCAGGCGGCGGCCCGGGGCCTGAAGCGCGTCCGCTTCCATCGCGGGGGCGTGGACTGGCGCCTGCCCGTCTCGCCCTACCGGGTGCAGTGCCTGGCGGACCTCCAGGCCGCCTTCGCCGCCCTCGGGACCACGGAGCGCGCAGGGGTGCTGGAGCGCCTGGGCCCCGGGGCGGAGGTCCTCGCGCGGCCTGTCCAGCCGGCCCTGCCGCCAGGCCGGCGGATCCGCAACCGCCTCTGGACCTGA